From one Thamnophis elegans isolate rThaEle1 chromosome 9, rThaEle1.pri, whole genome shotgun sequence genomic stretch:
- the HNRNPDL gene encoding heterogeneous nuclear ribonucleoprotein D-like produces the protein MEENTDYGSSNNNNNTSSGGGGGGQEEFAEGSKINASKNQQDDGKMFIGGLSWDTSKKDLTEYLSRFGEVVDCTIKTDPVTGRSRGFGFVLFKDAASVEKVLELKEHKLDGKLIDPKRAKALKGKEPPKKVFVGGLSPDTSEEQIKEYFGGFGEIENIELPMDTKTNERRGFCFITYSDEEPVKKLLESRYHQIGSGKCEIKVAQPKDVYRQQQQQQKGGRGASSGGRGGSRGRGRGQGQNWNQGYNNYYDQGYGSYNSPYSDQSYSSYGGYDYSGYNYPSYGYGQGYADYSGQQSTYGKASRGGGNHQNNYQPY, from the exons ATGGAGGAGAACACCGACTACGGcagtagcaacaacaacaacaacacaagctccggcggtggcggcggcggccaGGAAGAGTTCGCCGAAGGCTCGAAGATCAACGCCAGCAAGAACCAGCAGGATGACGG TAAAATGTTCATTGGTGGTCTAAGCTGGGATACGAGCAAAAAAGACTTGACCGAGTATTTGTCTCGCTTTGGCGAAGTGGTGGATTGCACAATAAAAACAGATCCTGTCACAGGGAGGTCAAGAGGGTTTGGGTTTGTGCTTTTCAAAGATGCTGCCAGTGTGGAGAAG GTCTTGGAATTGAAAGAACACAAATTGGATGGCAAGTTAATAGATCCCAAAAGGGCAAAAGCTCTGAAAGGGAAAGAGCCACCCAAAAAAGTGTTTGTTGGTGGACTGAGTCCGGATACATCTGAAGAACAAATCAAGGAGTATTTTGGCGGTTTTGGAGAG ATTGAGAATATAGAGCTTCCCATGGACACAAAAACAAACGAAAGGAGAGGTTTCTGCTTCATCACATACTCGGATGAAGAACCAGTAAAGAAATTGCTGGAAAGCAGATACCATCAGATTGGTTCTGGCAAG TGTGAGATCAAAGTAGCACAGCCCAAAGACGTATAtaggcagcaacagcagcaacaaaaggGAGGCAGAGGTGCTTCATCTGGTGGGCGTGGGGGATCCAGAGGACGTGGCAGGG GTCAAGGCCAAAATTGGAATCAAGGGTATAACAATTACTATGATCAAGGATATGGAAGTTACAACAGTCCTTACAGTGATCAAAGCTACAGCAGCTATGGGGGATATGATTATTCTGGGTACAATTACCCAAGTTACGGCTATGGCCAGGGATATGCTGACTACAGTG GACAGCAAAGCACATATGGAAAGGCATCCCGAGGTGGCGGTAATCACCAAAACAACTACCAGCCATATTAA